A genomic segment from Dechloromonas denitrificans encodes:
- a CDS encoding transglutaminase-like domain-containing protein: MKRRDFLVSAAALTLFASEAAAAKKHSSAKATAGKSSSSKSSGAKKGATSKKSGQSTKKGRHSYRQVAAGPVTHTADDPVIERPPQGTSASRLPPVKAAEPPSEWRTYEITTTVNLKNTSGQSKLWLPLPLNQDTLFQRTLGHSWGGNPNNSSMRRLPDGDLEVFRCEWKESGEATLQLTTLVTTADRHFDVTKRTVAPEREDILRRNLQASQLIPNDGLAFQLGERIVGRIKDPVAQAKAIYDWVVDNSIYDPSLPGCGTGDVRKQLIQGQYGGRSADINGLFVSICRAIGIPARCVYGLRVGPSRLFRSLGLNSSDATRGQHVRAEFYIPGYGWIPVDPSDVRRSIALEGYSDRDSKLLSLKKILFGVWEMNWIAFNVGSDITLPGQSRILPFLLLPQLESNAGRLDGTNPAAIQYTISTRGVEL, from the coding sequence TTGAAACGTCGTGATTTTCTAGTATCTGCCGCCGCTCTGACGCTTTTTGCAAGCGAAGCTGCCGCCGCAAAAAAACACAGCAGTGCCAAGGCTACTGCGGGCAAATCGTCTTCATCGAAATCCAGTGGTGCCAAGAAAGGCGCCACCTCGAAAAAGTCCGGACAATCGACGAAAAAAGGACGGCACAGCTATCGCCAGGTAGCCGCCGGTCCCGTCACGCACACGGCCGACGATCCTGTCATCGAAAGACCCCCACAGGGTACTTCTGCCTCGCGCCTGCCGCCCGTCAAGGCAGCCGAACCACCCAGCGAATGGCGTACCTACGAAATCACCACTACGGTGAACCTAAAAAACACCAGTGGTCAAAGCAAGCTCTGGCTGCCGTTGCCACTGAATCAGGACACGCTCTTCCAGCGCACCCTGGGTCACTCGTGGGGTGGCAACCCAAACAATTCGAGCATGCGACGCCTACCCGATGGCGATCTCGAAGTATTTCGCTGCGAATGGAAGGAGAGTGGCGAGGCAACACTTCAGCTCACCACCCTGGTCACGACCGCGGACCGTCATTTCGACGTGACAAAGCGCACCGTTGCGCCTGAGCGCGAAGATATTCTCCGACGCAACCTGCAGGCCTCCCAGTTGATCCCGAATGATGGCCTCGCATTCCAGCTTGGAGAGCGAATTGTTGGCCGCATCAAGGACCCGGTCGCCCAGGCGAAGGCAATTTATGACTGGGTCGTCGATAACTCAATCTATGACCCCAGCCTCCCTGGCTGCGGCACTGGCGATGTCCGCAAGCAGCTGATTCAAGGACAGTACGGTGGACGCTCTGCCGATATCAACGGGCTTTTTGTTTCGATTTGTCGGGCCATCGGCATCCCGGCACGCTGTGTCTACGGCTTGCGCGTAGGGCCATCGCGCCTGTTCCGCAGCCTGGGCTTGAACAGCAGCGACGCAACGCGCGGACAACACGTCCGGGCAGAGTTCTACATCCCTGGCTACGGCTGGATTCCGGTCGATCCCAGCGATGTACGCCGCTCGATTGCACTGGAAGGCTACTCGGACCGCGACAGCAAGCTTCTGTCGCTGAAAAAAATCCTGTTCGGCGTATGGGAAATGAACTGGATTGCATTCAATGTCGGCAGTGACATCACCCTGCCCGGACAGAGCCGGATACTGCCCTTCCTGCTGCTTCCACAGCTCGAATCAAATGCCGGGCGGCTTGATGGAACCAACCCGGCAGCTATTCAATATACGATCAGCACACGCGGTGTCGAGCTCTGA
- a CDS encoding PhoH family protein has protein sequence MPRKPAASKKPAVTKIFVLDTNVLMHDPSSLFRFEEHDVFLPIMTLEELDNHKKGMSEIARNARQTSRTLDELLAANGEDDIDEGIDLYGPSAKLASGRLYLQTEAISADLPQGLPTSKVDNQILSVVIHLQKKFPKRPVILVSKDINMRIKSRALNLLAEDYFNDKVLEDTDILYTGTRALPDNFWDKHGKGMESWKKEAKTYYKVSGPLCPQMLVNEFVWMEKDGFTAIVKETSGKSAVLETLVDYTHPKNAVWGITARNREQNFAMNLLMNPDIDFVTLLGQAGTGKTLLTLAAGLTQVLESKQFAEIIMTRATVPVGEDIGFLPGTEEEKMAPWMGALEDNLDVLTHTDEASSGTYGGDWGKAATNDIIRSRVKIKSMNFMRGRTFLKKYLIIDEAQNLTPKQMKTLVTRAGPGTKVVCLGNIAQIDTPYLTEGSSGLTYVVDRFKGWAHSGHITLQRGERSRLADHAAEVL, from the coding sequence ATGCCGCGCAAGCCCGCAGCCTCAAAGAAGCCCGCCGTTACCAAGATCTTCGTCCTCGACACCAACGTGCTGATGCACGATCCCAGCAGCCTGTTCCGCTTTGAAGAGCACGACGTTTTCCTGCCGATCATGACGCTGGAAGAGCTCGACAATCACAAGAAGGGCATGTCCGAAATTGCCCGCAATGCCCGCCAGACATCGCGTACGCTCGATGAACTGCTGGCCGCCAACGGCGAGGATGACATCGACGAGGGCATCGATCTTTACGGCCCATCAGCCAAACTGGCCAGCGGCCGCCTTTACCTGCAAACCGAAGCAATCAGCGCCGATCTGCCACAAGGCCTGCCGACCTCCAAGGTCGATAACCAGATCCTTTCGGTGGTCATCCACCTGCAGAAAAAATTTCCCAAGCGTCCGGTCATCCTGGTGTCGAAAGACATCAACATGCGCATCAAGTCGCGCGCCCTCAACCTGCTTGCCGAGGACTACTTCAACGACAAGGTGCTCGAGGATACCGACATCCTGTACACCGGTACCCGCGCCCTGCCCGACAATTTCTGGGACAAGCACGGCAAGGGCATGGAGTCGTGGAAAAAGGAGGCCAAGACCTACTACAAGGTCAGTGGCCCGCTGTGCCCGCAAATGCTGGTCAATGAATTCGTCTGGATGGAAAAGGATGGCTTCACCGCCATCGTCAAGGAAACCTCCGGCAAAAGTGCCGTACTCGAAACCCTGGTTGATTACACGCATCCCAAAAATGCGGTATGGGGTATCACGGCACGCAATCGCGAGCAGAATTTCGCGATGAACCTGCTGATGAACCCGGACATCGACTTCGTCACCCTGCTCGGCCAGGCCGGTACTGGCAAAACCCTGCTGACGCTCGCCGCCGGCTTGACCCAGGTTCTCGAAAGCAAGCAGTTTGCCGAAATCATCATGACCCGGGCCACAGTCCCGGTCGGTGAGGACATCGGCTTCCTGCCTGGTACGGAAGAGGAAAAAATGGCCCCCTGGATGGGCGCGCTGGAAGACAATCTCGACGTCCTCACCCATACCGATGAAGCAAGCAGCGGCACCTACGGCGGCGACTGGGGTAAAGCGGCGACCAACGACATCATTCGTTCGCGAGTCAAGATCAAGTCGATGAACTTCATGCGCGGCCGGACCTTCCTGAAGAAGTACCTGATCATCGATGAAGCCCAGAATCTGACGCCCAAGCAGATGAAAACCCTGGTGACTCGCGCCGGTCCAGGAACCAAGGTTGTCTGCCTCGGCAATATTGCCCAGATCGACACTCCCTACCTGACAGAAGGGAGTTCAGGTCTGACTTACGTGGTCGACCGCTTTAAAGGCTGGGCTCACTCCGGTCACATAACGTTACAACGTGGTGAGCGTTCCCGCTTGGCGGACCATGCAGCCGAAGTGTTATAA
- a CDS encoding acyl-CoA dehydrogenase, giving the protein MSEYVAPLKDIRFVMQELAGLDQVVALPGCEEASPDVVDAILDEAAKFAGEVLSPLNRVGDREGAKWADKVVTTSPGFKEAYRQFVDNGWNGLGCDPEFGGQGLPRLLSAAVSEMWKASNHAFSLCPMLTQGAIEALMIAGTDAQKATYLPKLVSGEWTGTMNLTEPSAGSDLAAVRSRAEPVGDGTYRIFGQKIFITYGEHDMADNIVHLVLARTPDAPEGVKGISLFVVPKFLLDAAGEPGERNDVFCVSIEHKLGIHGSPTAVLAFGDNGGAIGTLVGEENRGLEYMFIMMNAARFNVGLEGLGDAERAYQRAVAYARDRVQGAEVGVRGGPKVPIIKHPDVRRMLMSMRARIEAMRALAYVTATAQDHAHANPDALARQRGQAFADLMIPVVKGWSTESAIDIASLGVQVHGGMGYIEETGAAQHLRDARITAIYEGTTAIQANDLIGRKIAREKGATIAALIADMRAAALQLDDDLSHVGARQNAAVDALEKAVSWIVETFSSDTKAVHAGAVPFLYLLGIVAGGWQLGRAAVIARARLSSGDTDPFWKAKLATTRFYADHFLTQAEGLAESVITGAVGALQIDDDGF; this is encoded by the coding sequence ATGAGCGAATATGTTGCACCGCTGAAGGACATCCGTTTTGTCATGCAGGAGCTGGCAGGCCTGGATCAGGTTGTAGCGCTGCCTGGTTGTGAAGAGGCTTCTCCGGATGTGGTTGATGCAATTCTCGATGAGGCTGCCAAGTTTGCGGGTGAGGTTCTTTCCCCGCTGAATCGGGTGGGTGATCGAGAGGGGGCCAAGTGGGCGGATAAGGTGGTAACCACCTCGCCTGGCTTCAAGGAGGCTTATCGTCAATTTGTGGACAATGGCTGGAATGGCTTGGGTTGCGACCCCGAGTTCGGCGGCCAGGGCTTGCCCCGTTTGCTATCTGCTGCCGTCAGTGAAATGTGGAAGGCCTCCAATCATGCTTTTTCCTTGTGTCCGATGTTGACCCAGGGAGCTATCGAGGCACTGATGATCGCCGGTACGGATGCTCAGAAAGCGACGTATTTGCCGAAACTGGTCTCCGGTGAGTGGACGGGTACGATGAATCTGACCGAGCCCTCGGCGGGGTCAGATCTTGCAGCCGTGCGCAGTCGTGCAGAGCCTGTCGGAGATGGTACCTACAGGATTTTTGGCCAGAAAATCTTCATTACCTACGGCGAGCACGACATGGCGGACAATATTGTCCATCTGGTTCTGGCTCGCACGCCCGATGCCCCGGAGGGGGTCAAGGGGATTTCCCTTTTTGTAGTTCCGAAGTTCCTGCTCGATGCAGCAGGTGAGCCGGGCGAGCGTAATGACGTCTTCTGTGTCTCGATTGAGCACAAGCTGGGTATTCATGGTAGCCCAACTGCCGTTCTGGCCTTTGGCGACAATGGTGGTGCTATCGGGACGCTGGTTGGTGAAGAGAATCGTGGTCTGGAATACATGTTCATCATGATGAACGCAGCCCGCTTCAATGTCGGCCTGGAAGGTCTGGGTGACGCCGAGCGGGCTTACCAGCGGGCAGTTGCCTACGCCAGGGATCGTGTGCAGGGGGCTGAGGTTGGTGTACGTGGCGGGCCGAAAGTCCCGATTATCAAGCATCCTGACGTTCGACGCATGTTGATGTCGATGCGTGCCCGGATCGAGGCAATGCGAGCTTTGGCCTATGTGACGGCAACGGCACAGGATCACGCGCATGCCAACCCGGATGCGCTTGCTCGCCAGCGCGGTCAGGCCTTTGCTGATTTGATGATTCCAGTGGTGAAGGGGTGGAGTACCGAGAGTGCCATCGATATTGCCTCGCTCGGCGTGCAAGTTCACGGCGGCATGGGTTATATCGAGGAAACGGGTGCAGCCCAGCATCTGCGCGATGCGCGAATCACTGCAATTTACGAAGGTACAACGGCAATTCAGGCAAACGATCTGATTGGCAGGAAGATTGCTCGTGAAAAAGGGGCGACGATTGCAGCCTTGATTGCAGATATGCGTGCCGCTGCACTACAGCTCGATGATGATCTGTCGCACGTAGGTGCCCGTCAGAATGCTGCGGTCGACGCGCTGGAAAAGGCTGTTTCCTGGATTGTCGAGACATTTTCGTCGGATACCAAAGCGGTTCATGCCGGCGCTGTGCCGTTTCTTTATCTGCTGGGGATTGTTGCCGGAGGTTGGCAACTAGGGCGGGCAGCGGTTATTGCCCGTGCCAGGTTGTCGTCCGGTGATACGGACCCTTTCTGGAAAGCCAAGCTGGCTACAACCCGCTTCTATGCTGACCACTTTTTGACTCAGGCGGAGGGCTTGGCTGAGTCTGTTATCACCGGTGCTGTTGGTGCGCTTCAGATCGATGACGATGGTTTTTAA
- the rpsR gene encoding 30S ribosomal protein S18: MARFFKKKDDDKKKKRGGGLFKRRKFCRFTAEKVEQIDYKDVDVLKEYIQENAKIMPARLTGTKAGYQRQLGTAIKRARFLALLPYTDNHQ; encoded by the coding sequence ATGGCTCGATTCTTCAAGAAGAAGGATGACGACAAGAAAAAGAAGCGCGGTGGCGGCCTGTTCAAGCGTCGCAAATTCTGCCGCTTCACGGCTGAAAAGGTCGAACAGATCGACTACAAAGATGTAGACGTTCTCAAGGAATACATCCAGGAAAACGCCAAGATCATGCCGGCTCGTCTGACCGGTACCAAGGCCGGCTATCAGCGTCAGCTGGGCACCGCAATCAAGCGCGCCCGCTTCCTGGCTCTGCTGCCTTACACCGATAACCATCAATAA
- a CDS encoding FimV family protein, whose product MGDRLQVEVGLLGGGKEVLDASCYRLVQPANGGDLPWLKKAVLSTRNGNPPVLEIKSDIPLREPIMQFAVHVACGNDISRDYVILASPARDVAPESSPRAVARELPSQVQGNSAKAASRPAAADRGPVVSRPSAPRSRPVGRNDAGKGLPDRLMLSTGIDVGDPSLRLATDIAGMGRQAGAGQSVEAQREVLRLEYRMLMALHEQANTQMATAEKLRNMEGTLAELEQRTLEIAQRSEKETAQGAPAVAGAQPVGDSAKPVAPAPTAPPASQPPAVADSSSDLSEWGLYGLLSVAVLALGGLLGWRNYRERQLRNIDSDDLFVAPGLEVDPKRDEEHEELGGVDLPVEPGMMGSTMKVDLELDGHDTGEVVSNAPQAASDSLAEAQLDSVFSVNATTLDEHFEANPVMELADIMLSFGRVKGAAQALQEYIDNNPQEALQPWIRLMDVYKMAGMRNEFEAVALNLNQNFNVEIQQWDGSEPSQNRHSLDLILDDEVPVSPVPVAPRPECLEDMPRIMASVTQFWSSGDVVGYLYQLLRDNRGGKRVGFALPVVEEILFLIELKETSNRMEREVEGA is encoded by the coding sequence TTGGGCGATCGTCTGCAGGTTGAGGTCGGTTTGCTGGGCGGGGGCAAGGAAGTGCTTGATGCTTCATGCTATCGCCTTGTTCAGCCTGCGAATGGCGGTGATCTGCCTTGGCTCAAGAAAGCGGTGCTGAGTACTCGCAATGGCAATCCGCCCGTTCTGGAAATCAAATCAGATATTCCCTTGCGTGAGCCGATCATGCAGTTTGCCGTGCATGTGGCGTGTGGGAATGATATCTCTCGTGATTATGTGATTCTCGCTTCGCCGGCCAGGGATGTTGCGCCTGAGTCGTCGCCACGTGCGGTTGCCCGCGAATTGCCGTCACAGGTTCAAGGAAATTCAGCAAAGGCTGCTTCGCGTCCAGCGGCGGCAGACCGTGGGCCGGTTGTTTCCCGTCCTTCGGCCCCGCGTTCGCGTCCTGTCGGACGCAATGATGCTGGCAAGGGATTGCCGGACCGCTTGATGCTTTCAACGGGGATCGATGTCGGTGATCCTTCCTTGCGCCTGGCGACCGATATCGCCGGCATGGGCAGGCAGGCAGGTGCCGGGCAATCGGTCGAGGCTCAGCGTGAAGTGCTACGCCTCGAATATCGCATGCTGATGGCGCTTCATGAGCAGGCCAATACCCAAATGGCGACGGCGGAAAAGCTGCGCAACATGGAAGGTACCTTGGCTGAGCTGGAACAGAGAACGCTGGAAATTGCCCAGCGTTCCGAGAAGGAAACGGCTCAGGGAGCGCCTGCGGTAGCGGGGGCTCAGCCCGTTGGCGATAGTGCCAAGCCTGTTGCGCCTGCGCCGACTGCTCCGCCAGCCAGCCAGCCGCCTGCTGTAGCCGATTCGTCGAGCGATCTCTCCGAGTGGGGGCTCTACGGGCTTTTGTCGGTGGCTGTGTTGGCGCTCGGCGGCTTGCTTGGCTGGAGAAATTATCGTGAGCGCCAATTGCGCAATATCGATTCTGACGATTTGTTCGTTGCGCCCGGGTTGGAGGTTGATCCAAAGCGCGATGAAGAGCACGAAGAGCTCGGTGGTGTTGATCTGCCCGTCGAGCCGGGCATGATGGGTTCGACCATGAAGGTCGACCTTGAGCTTGATGGGCACGATACAGGTGAAGTGGTCAGCAATGCGCCGCAGGCAGCGAGCGACTCCCTGGCTGAGGCCCAATTGGATTCTGTTTTTTCGGTCAATGCCACGACGCTTGATGAACATTTTGAAGCCAATCCGGTCATGGAACTGGCTGACATCATGCTTTCTTTCGGGCGTGTCAAGGGTGCAGCCCAGGCGCTTCAGGAGTACATCGATAACAATCCGCAGGAGGCCTTGCAGCCATGGATTCGTCTGATGGACGTCTACAAGATGGCTGGCATGCGTAATGAATTCGAAGCTGTTGCGTTGAATCTGAACCAGAACTTCAATGTTGAAATTCAACAATGGGATGGCTCGGAGCCGAGTCAGAACCGTCATTCGCTGGACCTGATTCTCGATGATGAGGTTCCGGTTTCTCCTGTCCCCGTTGCTCCGCGTCCGGAATGTCTTGAGGATATGCCGCGCATCATGGCGTCGGTGACCCAGTTCTGGTCGTCGGGCGATGTGGTTGGCTATCTTTATCAGCTGTTGCGCGATAACCGTGGCGGTAAGCGAGTTGGTTTTGCTTTGCCGGTTGTCGAGGAAATTCTGTTCCTGATCGAACTCAAGGAAACATCAAACCGCATGGAAAGAGAAGTGGAGGGGGCATGA
- a CDS encoding peroxiredoxin, with protein MLDTQIPDFSLPATSGQTFNLAAQAGKIVVIYFYPKDSTPGCTTQGQNFRDLHNEFAAVDAVILGISRDSLKSHENFKAKQEFPFELGSDSDEAVCNLFGVMKMKNMYGKQVRGVERSTFIIDRKGVLRREWRGVKVPGHVQEVLDFVKTI; from the coding sequence ATGCTCGACACCCAAATCCCCGACTTTTCCCTGCCAGCCACCAGTGGCCAGACGTTCAACCTTGCCGCCCAGGCCGGCAAGATCGTGGTCATCTATTTCTACCCCAAGGACAGCACGCCGGGCTGCACCACGCAGGGACAGAATTTCCGTGATCTGCATAACGAGTTTGCCGCGGTCGACGCAGTGATTCTGGGCATTTCCCGCGACAGCCTGAAATCGCACGAAAACTTCAAAGCGAAGCAGGAATTCCCCTTCGAGCTAGGATCGGACAGCGATGAAGCCGTATGCAATCTGTTCGGCGTCATGAAAATGAAAAACATGTATGGCAAACAGGTTCGTGGCGTGGAACGCAGCACCTTTATCATCGACCGAAAAGGTGTTCTGCGCCGCGAATGGCGTGGCGTCAAAGTACCGGGCCACGTTCAGGAAGTACTCGATTTCGTCAAAACGATTTAA
- the dnaB gene encoding replicative DNA helicase yields MNQRPPKPKSVDPSLAQLRVPPHSIEAEQSVLGGLLLDNQAWDRMGDLLTDSDFYRDEHRRIFRQIRGLLERAKPADVVTVAEALDAAGESDQTGGLAYLGELAANTPSAANIRRYAEIVRERAVLRQLVATADEIASDALNPLGRDAATLLDEAESKIFKIAEAGAGHSEGFVHINPLLTQVVERIQELHDRDNPSDITGVPTGFIDLDQKTSGFQPGDLIIVAGRPSMGKTAFALNIAENVAVDTGLPVGVFSMEMGGAQLAMRMLASIGRLNSQNLRTGRMNDEEWSKLSFALGKLHEAPIYIDETGGLSPANLRARARRLARQYGGKLGLLVIDYIQLMSGNKQGENRATEVSEISRSIKSLAKELQVPIVALSQLSRKVEERTDKRPMMSDLRESGAIEQDADVILMMYREEYYKPDTPDKGIAEVIIGKQRNGPTGTVRMNFVGEFTRFQNLAGGGFVSSDN; encoded by the coding sequence ATGAACCAGCGTCCGCCAAAACCAAAATCTGTCGATCCTTCCCTCGCTCAGCTACGTGTCCCGCCGCACTCGATCGAGGCCGAGCAATCCGTTCTTGGTGGTCTCCTGCTTGATAACCAGGCATGGGACCGAATGGGCGATCTGCTCACCGATAGCGACTTCTATCGTGATGAGCATCGGCGAATTTTTCGTCAGATTCGTGGCCTTCTCGAACGAGCCAAGCCGGCTGACGTCGTTACCGTGGCCGAGGCGCTCGATGCGGCAGGAGAAAGCGATCAGACCGGTGGCCTGGCTTACTTGGGCGAACTGGCAGCAAATACGCCGTCAGCTGCAAATATCCGGCGTTACGCTGAAATTGTCCGAGAGCGTGCCGTGTTGCGCCAACTGGTCGCGACGGCAGATGAAATTGCCTCTGATGCCTTGAATCCCCTTGGGCGTGATGCGGCAACCTTGCTCGACGAAGCCGAGTCCAAGATTTTCAAGATCGCCGAAGCAGGGGCTGGGCACAGTGAAGGTTTTGTGCACATCAACCCTTTGCTGACCCAGGTGGTTGAGCGCATCCAGGAGCTGCACGACCGGGATAACCCGTCGGACATTACCGGCGTGCCAACCGGTTTTATCGACCTTGATCAAAAGACCTCCGGTTTCCAGCCGGGGGACCTGATTATCGTGGCCGGCCGCCCATCCATGGGGAAAACGGCATTTGCCTTGAATATCGCGGAGAATGTCGCGGTCGACACTGGTTTGCCGGTCGGAGTGTTTTCGATGGAAATGGGTGGCGCCCAGTTGGCCATGCGGATGCTGGCTTCAATCGGACGTCTGAACTCGCAGAATCTTCGAACCGGCCGGATGAATGACGAGGAGTGGTCAAAACTCTCCTTTGCCCTCGGCAAGTTGCATGAGGCACCAATTTATATCGACGAGACCGGCGGTCTCAGCCCGGCCAATCTGCGGGCTCGGGCACGACGTTTGGCGCGGCAGTATGGCGGGAAGCTCGGCTTGCTGGTCATCGACTACATCCAGTTGATGAGTGGTAACAAGCAGGGAGAAAACCGTGCAACGGAAGTGTCCGAAATTTCACGCTCGATCAAATCCCTCGCCAAGGAGTTGCAGGTTCCTATCGTGGCGCTTTCTCAGCTCTCCCGAAAGGTCGAAGAGCGAACCGACAAGCGTCCGATGATGTCTGACTTGCGCGAGTCCGGCGCTATCGAGCAGGACGCGGACGTTATTCTGATGATGTACCGCGAGGAATATTACAAGCCGGATACCCCGGACAAGGGGATTGCCGAAGTGATTATCGGCAAGCAGCGTAATGGTCCGACAGGAACGGTGCGGATGAACTTCGTGGGTGAGTTCACCCGCTTCCAGAATCTGGCTGGCGGTGGTTTTGTCAGCTCGGATAACTAG
- the priB gene encoding primosomal replication protein N → MRYTPAGIPVSEGWLQHSSSQIENKTERLVEVEIAVLALGDSARWLEAVPLSGGVKVTGFLAARNRNSKMPVLHVHSIEFLEGNENGSILQEEG, encoded by the coding sequence TTGCGCTACACGCCGGCAGGAATTCCAGTCAGTGAAGGATGGCTGCAACACAGCTCCTCACAGATTGAAAACAAAACAGAGCGCCTGGTAGAAGTGGAAATTGCTGTTTTGGCCTTGGGTGATTCTGCCCGCTGGCTTGAAGCAGTCCCTCTGAGTGGGGGTGTCAAAGTGACAGGTTTTCTGGCTGCCAGAAATCGCAACAGCAAAATGCCCGTACTGCATGTGCACTCAATAGAATTTTTGGAAGGAAACGAAAATGGCTCGATTCTTCAAGAAGAAGGATGA
- the rpsF gene encoding 30S ribosomal protein S6 encodes MRHYEIVFIVHPDQSEQVPGMVERYRAIVTAKNGTIHRLEDWGRRQLAYPIQKIHKAHYVLMNIECEGETLNELEHSFKFNDAVLRHLTVKMKAAVTTPSPMMKEEKSKSLLAGEAAVEAPAA; translated from the coding sequence ATGCGCCATTACGAAATCGTCTTTATCGTCCACCCGGACCAAAGCGAACAAGTGCCAGGCATGGTCGAGCGTTACCGCGCCATCGTTACCGCAAAGAACGGCACGATCCACCGTCTTGAAGATTGGGGCCGTCGTCAGCTGGCTTACCCGATCCAGAAGATCCACAAAGCTCACTACGTCCTGATGAACATCGAGTGCGAAGGTGAAACGCTCAATGAACTCGAACATTCGTTCAAGTTCAACGACGCTGTTCTGCGCCACCTGACCGTCAAGATGAAGGCTGCTGTGACGACTCCTTCCCCGATGATGAAGGAAGAAAAGTCCAAGTCTTTGCTGGCTGGTGAAGCTGCCGTCGAAGCACCGGCTGCTTAA
- a CDS encoding energy-coupling factor ABC transporter permease — protein sequence MGEAWYWAAWVVWLPVFALCLFRADWARLKDSEQLNVWLGMIVFLVLIWSMKAGVKPGLGFHLLGATVFTLSFGPYLAFIGLSAVLAAVTLNGSAGIFAFGLNELLMAGVAVPCSHFLFKWLSPVLPKHFFVYIFIHGFLCAALTVIATGFTVSVFMAMAGAYEWEYLIGDYFPYFLLLGFSEAWLSGMVMTLFVVYRPNWVLTFNDSCYLCDK from the coding sequence TTGGGCGAAGCGTGGTACTGGGCGGCTTGGGTCGTCTGGCTACCCGTCTTCGCCCTTTGTCTTTTTCGGGCCGACTGGGCGCGTCTCAAAGATTCGGAACAGCTCAATGTGTGGCTTGGCATGATCGTGTTCCTGGTGCTGATCTGGAGCATGAAAGCGGGCGTCAAACCCGGGTTGGGATTCCATCTGCTGGGCGCTACTGTCTTTACGCTAAGTTTTGGCCCTTACCTTGCCTTCATTGGTTTGTCTGCCGTTTTGGCTGCTGTCACCTTGAATGGTTCTGCCGGAATTTTTGCCTTTGGGTTGAATGAGCTACTGATGGCTGGCGTGGCGGTGCCGTGCAGTCATTTCTTGTTCAAGTGGCTTTCTCCGGTTCTTCCCAAGCATTTTTTTGTTTATATATTCATTCACGGATTTCTTTGTGCGGCACTGACTGTTATTGCGACCGGATTTACCGTTTCTGTGTTCATGGCAATGGCGGGGGCGTACGAATGGGAATATCTGATTGGTGATTATTTCCCCTATTTTTTGTTATTGGGATTCTCCGAGGCATGGCTCTCGGGAATGGTCATGACGCTTTTTGTCGTTTATCGTCCCAACTGGGTACTTACCTTTAACGATTCCTGTTATCTATGTGATAAATAA
- the rplI gene encoding 50S ribosomal protein L9: MQIILLEKVVNLGNLGDVVKVKDGYARNFLIPKRMAKRATPAAMAEFEARRAELEKLAAEKLAAAQGVADKMNGTTVTVARKAGMDGRLFGSVGNADVAEALKAAGFAVDRSAVRMPEGPLKTIGEFPLDVALHTDVLANINVAVVAE; this comes from the coding sequence ATGCAAATCATTCTGCTCGAGAAGGTTGTTAACCTCGGTAACCTCGGTGATGTCGTCAAGGTCAAGGACGGTTACGCCCGTAATTTCCTGATCCCGAAGCGTATGGCCAAGCGTGCTACGCCTGCTGCCATGGCTGAGTTTGAAGCTCGTCGCGCTGAACTGGAAAAGCTGGCCGCTGAAAAGCTGGCTGCAGCCCAGGGCGTTGCCGACAAGATGAACGGCACCACCGTTACCGTTGCCCGCAAGGCCGGTATGGATGGCCGCCTGTTCGGTTCCGTCGGTAATGCCGACGTTGCTGAAGCACTGAAGGCTGCCGGCTTTGCCGTCGATCGTTCAGCTGTTCGCATGCCGGAAGGCCCGCTCAAGACGATCGGTGAATTCCCGCTCGACGTTGCCCTGCACACCGACGTGCTGGCCAACATCAATGTGGCTGTGGTTGCCGAGTAA